In one Phycisphaeraceae bacterium genomic region, the following are encoded:
- a CDS encoding DNA topoisomerase IV subunit A produces MNNVSSSGNGSGRGGEKRSVGGGNGDGTGAVALHEAAQTGYLNYALSVVTARALPDVRDGLKPVQRRILYTMWQRGLTADSKHRKCADVVGTVLGSYHPHGDSSVYDALVRMAQPWVMRATLVDGSGNFGSMDGDNAAAYRYTECRLTRISDELLTELDQQTVHFRPNYDGTKSEPVVLPARYPNMLVNGASGIAVGMATNIPPHNLGEVCNALIKLIDDPELSTHQLCNYIKGPDFPTGAQVLNPRSEIKRIYKEGQGGFRIRATWKPGPVTRSGKTIIVNSIPYGVNKATLVEEIAQIVLQRKLPPLVDIKDISTDDVRIELELKREADEQMVMAYLFKHTGLQSNFAVNMTCLIPTENPEVGRPERLELREVLMHFLKFRLEVVTRRLEHELAQLGKRIHILEGFEKVFDALDEIIRIIRKSEGKADAAEKIMKRFELDAEQTDAILELKLYRLARLEILIIQKELEEKRKRSREIKGLLKDEDSRWKLVRAELSEIGEKYGKDPLNKRRTLIEDVGEEKEYSAEDFIIEEDNDVIISRDGWVKRQKEVKDLATTRLREGDSVMAWFRGSTRATAAFFTNFGTCYTCRLIDIPATTGYGEPIQSLFKFKDGEKVVAAASMDPRVTTDIKARKEGDEPPTHAIAVTSDGYALRFGIEPFVEVSTRAGRKFARTAEGAHVVGVAIIHGSEVIITATRHGHALLCRAKEVNFLTGPGRGVILIKITDKDDGVLGFIASTGDRDLMNVESARGGQQTISTAKYELTSRGGKGRAILQRGELSRVIYDDPAPPVMLDEGD; encoded by the coding sequence GTGAACAACGTTTCTTCATCCGGAAACGGAAGCGGACGAGGCGGTGAAAAACGTTCAGTCGGAGGCGGAAACGGCGACGGAACTGGTGCGGTAGCACTGCACGAAGCCGCCCAGACTGGATACTTAAACTATGCGCTATCAGTAGTTACCGCTCGAGCCCTGCCTGACGTACGCGACGGGCTGAAGCCTGTTCAGCGGCGTATTCTTTACACCATGTGGCAGCGTGGGTTGACCGCCGATTCCAAGCATCGTAAGTGTGCCGATGTCGTCGGTACCGTTCTTGGCAGCTATCACCCGCATGGCGACAGCTCCGTCTATGACGCCCTGGTTCGTATGGCCCAGCCCTGGGTCATGCGCGCGACGCTCGTCGATGGGTCGGGCAATTTCGGGTCGATGGATGGCGACAACGCCGCAGCCTATCGCTACACCGAGTGTCGTCTCACCCGCATCTCCGACGAACTGCTCACCGAGCTAGATCAGCAGACCGTGCATTTTCGTCCCAACTACGACGGCACAAAGTCCGAGCCGGTCGTCCTGCCCGCGCGATACCCCAACATGCTCGTCAACGGCGCGTCAGGCATTGCCGTCGGTATGGCGACCAATATCCCGCCGCACAACCTTGGCGAAGTCTGCAATGCGCTGATCAAGCTCATCGACGACCCGGAGCTTTCCACGCATCAGCTCTGCAATTACATCAAAGGCCCGGATTTTCCAACCGGAGCACAGGTTCTCAACCCGCGGAGCGAGATCAAGCGCATTTACAAGGAAGGACAGGGCGGCTTCCGCATCCGCGCCACATGGAAGCCCGGACCGGTCACGCGCAGCGGCAAGACGATCATCGTCAACAGCATTCCCTACGGCGTGAATAAGGCGACGCTGGTCGAGGAGATCGCGCAGATTGTGCTCCAGCGCAAGCTTCCGCCGCTGGTCGATATCAAGGATATTTCGACCGACGATGTGCGCATCGAGCTGGAGCTAAAGCGTGAGGCGGATGAACAGATGGTGATGGCTTATCTCTTCAAGCACACCGGCTTGCAGAGCAATTTTGCCGTCAACATGACCTGTCTGATACCGACGGAAAATCCTGAGGTTGGCCGCCCTGAGCGGCTGGAGCTGCGCGAGGTGCTGATGCACTTCCTGAAGTTCCGTCTGGAGGTCGTGACCCGCCGGCTTGAGCATGAGTTGGCGCAGCTGGGCAAACGGATTCACATCCTGGAAGGGTTTGAAAAGGTCTTCGACGCGCTGGATGAAATCATTCGGATCATTCGCAAGAGCGAAGGCAAAGCCGACGCCGCCGAAAAGATCATGAAGCGTTTCGAGTTGGACGCCGAACAGACCGACGCGATTCTCGAATTGAAGCTGTACCGGCTGGCGCGGCTGGAAATCCTCATCATCCAGAAGGAGCTTGAGGAGAAGCGCAAGCGTTCGCGTGAGATCAAGGGCCTGCTCAAGGATGAGGACAGCCGATGGAAACTCGTCCGCGCTGAGTTGTCGGAGATCGGCGAGAAGTACGGCAAGGATCCGCTCAACAAACGCCGCACGCTGATTGAAGATGTCGGCGAGGAAAAGGAATACTCGGCGGAGGACTTCATCATCGAGGAGGACAATGACGTCATCATCTCCCGCGATGGCTGGGTGAAACGTCAGAAGGAGGTCAAGGACCTGGCCACCACCCGGCTGCGCGAGGGGGACAGTGTAATGGCGTGGTTCCGAGGCAGCACGCGCGCGACGGCGGCGTTTTTCACGAACTTCGGAACCTGTTACACCTGCCGACTCATCGACATCCCCGCGACGACGGGTTACGGCGAGCCGATCCAGAGCCTGTTCAAGTTCAAGGACGGAGAGAAAGTCGTAGCGGCTGCGTCAATGGACCCGCGCGTCACGACCGACATCAAGGCCCGCAAAGAAGGCGACGAGCCGCCCACCCACGCCATCGCGGTCACCAGTGACGGCTATGCGCTGCGTTTTGGGATCGAGCCGTTCGTGGAAGTCAGCACTCGTGCGGGGAGAAAATTCGCTCGAACTGCGGAGGGAGCGCACGTCGTCGGCGTGGCAATCATTCACGGCAGCGAGGTCATCATCACCGCGACACGTCACGGCCACGCACTGCTCTGCCGTGCAAAAGAGGTGAACTTTCTCACCGGACCCGGTCGCGGCGTGATTCTCATCAAGATTACGGACAAGGATGACGGCGTGCTGGGTTTCATCGCCAGCACGGGCGACCGCGACCTGATGAATGTCGAGTCGGCGCGCGGCGGCCAGCAGACGATCAGCACCGCCAAGTACGAGTTGACCAGTCGGGGCGGCAAGGGACGCGCGATCCTGCAGCGCGGCGAGTTGTCGCGCGTGATTTATGACGATCCCGCTCCGCCGGTGATGCTCGATGAAGGGGATTGA
- a CDS encoding phytanoyl-CoA dioxygenase family protein, with protein sequence MSVLTSTDHAFFAENGYLHVPHAVPKKQCAAVVSAIYEFLDFDRRRPDTWYRPPLKPGNGGMIELYHHQALWDNRQHPHLHKIFAELLHEKNLHCSLDRVSMKLPANSRYPDWVDKGFLHIDVPLPAANDVLPANAPIRLQGVIYLTDTTENQGGFHCVPGFNHRLRSWAQTPPSERAPAPPDFSAITPTPIAGSAGDLIVWDVFLPHGNGLNTTTRPRFAQYVLMYPAKDASDQDRADRVHRWRGSLPTFSGDPRKIEETSGKTATLTLLGRRLLGLDAWD encoded by the coding sequence ATGTCTGTTCTGACTTCAACCGACCATGCTTTTTTTGCCGAGAACGGTTATCTCCACGTTCCGCACGCTGTACCGAAAAAGCAGTGCGCTGCGGTAGTGTCAGCGATATATGAGTTTCTCGACTTCGACCGGCGCCGCCCCGACACGTGGTATCGCCCCCCGCTCAAGCCGGGCAACGGCGGCATGATCGAGCTTTATCACCACCAGGCGCTCTGGGACAACCGCCAGCATCCGCATCTGCACAAAATTTTCGCGGAGTTATTGCACGAGAAAAATCTCCATTGCAGTCTCGACCGCGTCAGCATGAAGCTGCCGGCAAACTCCCGATACCCCGATTGGGTGGACAAGGGATTTCTGCACATCGACGTACCCCTGCCTGCTGCGAATGACGTGTTACCCGCCAATGCACCGATCAGACTTCAGGGCGTGATCTATCTCACCGACACCACGGAAAACCAGGGCGGGTTCCACTGTGTGCCGGGGTTTAACCATCGACTGCGTAGCTGGGCACAGACCCCGCCATCGGAACGCGCACCCGCGCCGCCCGATTTCTCCGCGATCACGCCGACACCCATTGCGGGCAGCGCGGGTGATCTGATCGTGTGGGATGTTTTTCTGCCCCACGGCAATGGGCTGAACACCACGACCCGGCCGCGTTTCGCCCAGTACGTCCTGATGTACCCGGCCAAAGATGCCTCGGATCAGGATCGCGCTGACCGCGTGCACCGCTGGCGTGGAAGTCTGCCGACGTTCTCAGGCGATCCGCGAAAGATCGAGGAAACGTCCGGCAAGACCGCGACGCTGACTCTGCTGGGACGACGATTGCTGGGGCTGGATGCCTGGGATTAA
- the thrS gene encoding threonine--tRNA ligase, with amino-acid sequence MRITLPDGSIKEYDSQAGPVTPARVAADIGAGLAKAAIGAKVDGQLWDLNRPIDHDASLAIITKPRTDKDGKTKGEHSPDALYLLRHSTAHVMAEAIERVYGKDKVKLAYGPPLDNGFYYDIALDTPISSEDFPKIEAEMKNIVAENRLFTRYELPPSEGMKRLEIEGNKYKIDNAKRAIDGGARSLSWYATGEINKNWEDLCMGPHVPSTGAIGAFKVTSVASSNWHGDVNSDRFQRVYGTAFFSQADLDAYLAQVEEARQRDHRVIGQKLGLFTIDEQVGQGLILWKPKGAVVRGELQKFISEHLRRQGYSHVFTPHIGRLDLFKTSGHFPYYRESQYPPMIDHEQMKSLADEKCGCAELASRMGSGDIDGYLLKPMNCPFHIKIYASEKRSYRDLPIRLAEFGTVYRWEKSGEIGGMTRVRGFTQDDAHLFVTEEQLDSELLGCLELVKIIFGTLGLHEYRVRVGVRDPDSKKYVGSADQWDKAETACKRAAQTLGVPFSAEPGEAAFYGPKIDFVVKDVIGREWQLGTVQVDYQLPNRFDLSYTGADNQPHRPVMIHRAPFGSMERFVGLLIEHFAGAFPLWLAPEQIRVLTISDKFAAYGRKVLDALLAEGFRATLDQSGERVQAKIKIAQDDKVPYMLIVGGKDEASGSVSVRDRVKGDVGAVKLEEFIEKAKAEANRRGDAAAT; translated from the coding sequence ATGCGCATCACCCTGCCCGACGGCAGCATCAAGGAATATGACTCCCAAGCTGGTCCCGTCACCCCTGCGCGCGTAGCCGCGGACATTGGTGCCGGTCTGGCGAAAGCCGCCATCGGCGCGAAGGTCGATGGCCAGCTCTGGGATCTCAACCGGCCGATCGACCATGACGCCAGCCTCGCCATCATCACCAAGCCGCGCACCGACAAGGACGGGAAAACCAAGGGCGAACACAGCCCCGACGCGCTCTACCTGCTGCGCCACTCCACCGCGCACGTGATGGCCGAAGCCATCGAGCGCGTGTACGGCAAAGACAAGGTCAAGCTCGCCTACGGCCCGCCTCTCGACAACGGGTTTTACTACGACATCGCGCTCGATACGCCGATCAGCAGCGAGGACTTCCCAAAGATCGAAGCGGAGATGAAAAACATCGTCGCGGAAAACCGATTGTTCACTCGCTATGAACTGCCTCCATCCGAGGGTATGAAACGACTTGAGATCGAGGGAAACAAGTACAAGATCGACAACGCGAAGCGTGCGATTGACGGCGGCGCGAGATCGCTCTCTTGGTACGCGACCGGAGAGATCAATAAAAACTGGGAAGACCTCTGCATGGGGCCGCACGTGCCTTCCACCGGCGCGATCGGCGCGTTCAAGGTCACCAGCGTCGCCTCGTCGAACTGGCACGGCGATGTCAACTCCGACCGTTTCCAGCGTGTTTACGGCACGGCGTTTTTTTCGCAGGCGGACCTCGATGCCTACCTCGCACAGGTCGAGGAGGCCCGGCAGCGCGACCATCGCGTCATCGGACAGAAGCTCGGCCTGTTCACCATCGACGAACAGGTCGGCCAGGGACTGATCCTGTGGAAGCCCAAAGGCGCGGTCGTGCGCGGCGAGCTGCAGAAGTTCATCAGCGAACATCTGCGCCGCCAGGGTTACAGCCACGTGTTTACTCCGCACATCGGACGGCTTGATCTTTTCAAGACTTCCGGGCACTTCCCCTATTACCGCGAGAGCCAGTACCCGCCGATGATCGACCACGAGCAGATGAAATCGCTGGCCGATGAAAAGTGCGGCTGCGCCGAGCTGGCCAGCCGGATGGGCAGCGGCGACATCGACGGCTACCTGCTCAAGCCGATGAACTGCCCCTTCCACATCAAAATCTACGCCAGCGAAAAACGCTCTTACCGCGACCTGCCGATCCGACTCGCGGAATTCGGCACGGTGTATCGCTGGGAAAAGAGCGGTGAGATCGGCGGGATGACCCGTGTCCGCGGCTTCACCCAGGACGACGCCCATCTTTTCGTCACCGAGGAACAACTCGACTCGGAACTGCTCGGCTGCCTCGAGCTGGTCAAGATCATCTTCGGCACGCTCGGACTCCATGAGTACCGCGTGCGTGTCGGCGTGCGCGACCCGGACTCGAAAAAATATGTCGGCAGTGCGGATCAGTGGGACAAGGCTGAAACCGCCTGTAAACGTGCTGCGCAGACGCTGGGCGTGCCCTTCAGCGCCGAGCCGGGCGAAGCCGCGTTTTACGGACCCAAGATCGACTTCGTGGTCAAGGATGTCATCGGCCGCGAGTGGCAACTCGGCACGGTGCAGGTGGATTACCAGCTCCCCAACCGCTTCGACCTCTCCTACACCGGCGCGGACAACCAGCCGCACCGACCGGTGATGATCCATCGTGCGCCGTTCGGCTCGATGGAACGGTTCGTCGGATTGCTCATCGAGCATTTCGCCGGCGCGTTTCCGCTCTGGCTTGCGCCGGAACAGATCCGCGTGCTGACGATCTCGGATAAGTTCGCCGCCTATGGCAGAAAAGTTCTCGACGCACTGCTGGCGGAAGGATTCCGCGCGACGCTCGACCAGAGCGGCGAGCGCGTGCAGGCGAAAATCAAGATCGCCCAGGACGACAAGGTGCCCTACATGCTGATCGTCGGCGGCAAGGATGAAGCGTCCGGCTCAGTGAGTGTCCGCGATCGGGTCAAGGGCGACGTAGGCGCGGTGAAGCTCGAAGAATTCATTGAGAAGGCAAAGGCGGAAGCGAATCGTCGCGGCGATGCTGCTGCGACGTGA
- a CDS encoding type IIA DNA topoisomerase subunit B, with amino-acid sequence MTSTTAYTAKDLQVLEGLEPVRKRPGMYIGGVGSAGLHHLVWEILDNSVDEAMNGHATAIEVTLDADGTSITVSDNGRGIPVDIHPKTKKSGLEVVLCQLHAGGKFEHQNYKTSGGLHGVGASVVNALSKELIATVRRDGHEYEMRFKAGKPQGPLKKLGPARGSGTTIYFHPDPTIFPKTEFDPLLIRDRLEITSYIHKGIKVAFNDEVNKQKYTFQHEEGLVAFLKKILTERNAKPIHDPPFTLSRENGVKVELALQWTEATDEHVRSYVNGIPTGSGGTHELGLRAGIGKAFRNFIETHNLTPKGVTITAEDIREGMVCVLSTFVTEPQFQGQTKDRLNNPEVQAHIDGAVRPVLEHWLNHNKTTAEGIVARIILAARAREASRAASQAITRRGATSGRATLPGKLSDCTCRRADESELFIVEGDSAGGSAKQGRDRGTQAILPLRGKVLNTEQAALGKVLENKELADLVVALGCSIGKDFDISRLRYGKIILLADADSDGHHITTLLLTFIFRHMRGLLEAGKVFLAQPPLFRVDIGKETYWAADDTQRDELVKKHGGRAKPEITRFKGLGEMMPKVLWDTTLDPKKRRLLRVEIADPLLSDRVIADLMGKDASARFKFIMERAEEAQELDV; translated from the coding sequence ATGACCAGTACCACCGCTTACACCGCCAAAGATCTCCAGGTGCTCGAAGGCCTTGAGCCAGTCCGCAAACGTCCCGGTATGTACATCGGCGGCGTCGGCAGCGCGGGCCTTCACCACCTTGTCTGGGAAATCCTCGACAACTCCGTCGATGAAGCCATGAACGGCCACGCCACCGCCATCGAAGTCACACTCGATGCCGACGGCACCAGCATCACCGTCAGCGATAACGGCCGCGGGATCCCCGTCGATATTCACCCCAAAACCAAAAAGTCCGGCCTCGAAGTCGTCCTCTGTCAGCTTCACGCCGGCGGTAAGTTTGAACACCAGAATTACAAGACCTCCGGCGGGCTTCACGGCGTCGGCGCGTCGGTCGTCAACGCGCTCTCCAAGGAACTCATCGCCACCGTGCGCCGTGACGGTCACGAGTACGAGATGCGGTTCAAGGCTGGAAAGCCCCAGGGACCGCTTAAAAAACTCGGTCCGGCGCGCGGGTCGGGCACCACGATCTATTTTCATCCTGACCCGACCATCTTTCCCAAGACGGAGTTTGATCCTCTGCTCATCCGCGATCGACTGGAGATCACCAGCTACATCCACAAGGGGATCAAGGTCGCGTTCAACGATGAGGTGAACAAGCAGAAATACACCTTCCAGCACGAAGAAGGCCTCGTCGCGTTTCTCAAAAAGATTTTGACGGAACGAAACGCCAAACCGATCCACGATCCGCCGTTCACGCTCAGTCGTGAGAACGGCGTGAAGGTCGAGCTTGCGCTCCAGTGGACCGAAGCTACCGATGAGCACGTGCGCAGTTACGTCAACGGCATTCCGACCGGGTCAGGCGGGACTCACGAGCTGGGTCTGCGGGCCGGGATCGGCAAGGCGTTTCGTAATTTCATCGAGACTCACAACCTGACGCCCAAGGGCGTCACGATCACCGCGGAGGACATACGCGAGGGCATGGTCTGCGTACTTTCGACTTTCGTCACCGAGCCGCAGTTCCAGGGACAGACGAAGGATCGACTGAACAACCCCGAAGTGCAGGCTCACATCGACGGCGCGGTGCGGCCGGTGCTCGAACACTGGCTCAACCATAACAAGACGACGGCAGAAGGCATCGTGGCGCGGATCATTCTGGCGGCGCGAGCTCGTGAGGCATCGCGCGCCGCGAGCCAGGCGATTACCCGTCGCGGTGCGACTTCCGGTCGGGCGACATTGCCGGGCAAGCTCAGCGACTGCACCTGTCGCCGCGCCGATGAAAGCGAGCTGTTCATTGTCGAGGGTGACTCAGCCGGTGGTTCCGCCAAGCAGGGCCGTGATCGCGGTACACAGGCGATCCTGCCTCTGCGCGGCAAGGTGCTCAACACCGAGCAGGCGGCACTGGGCAAGGTGCTGGAAAACAAAGAGCTGGCGGACCTGGTGGTCGCGCTGGGCTGCTCGATCGGCAAGGATTTCGATATCAGTCGGCTGCGCTACGGGAAAATCATCCTGTTGGCCGATGCCGACTCGGACGGCCATCACATCACGACGCTGCTGCTGACCTTTATTTTCCGTCACATGCGCGGTTTGCTGGAAGCGGGCAAGGTGTTTCTGGCCCAACCGCCGCTTTTCCGCGTGGACATCGGCAAGGAAACATACTGGGCTGCCGATGACACCCAGCGCGATGAACTGGTGAAGAAACACGGCGGGCGCGCCAAGCCGGAGATCACGCGATTCAAGGGGCTGGGCGAGATGATGCCCAAGGTGTTGTGGGATACGACGCTGGACCCGAAGAAGCGCCGCCTGCTTCGCGTGGAGATCGCCGACCCGCTGCTGTCGGATCGCGTGATTGCGGATCTGATGGGTAAGGACGCATCAGCACGGTTCAAGTTCATCATGGAGCGTGCGGAAGAAGCGCAGGAGCTGGACGTGTGA
- the lpxI gene encoding UDP-2,3-diacylglucosamine diphosphatase LpxI (LpxI, functionally equivalent to LpxH, replaces it in LPS biosynthesis in a minority of bacteria.) — MSSEPIGLIAGQGRLPVLTAQGIRAAGRRVACVGLTDQYAPELPGLCDDFAKAGIIRIGRWIRLLRRWGVREAVMIGRVKKARIFEPMRLFRQMPDWRAAKLWYRVLRHDRRNEALLGAVASELLAGGITLVDSTRYIPDSLATPGTLTRCAPTAEQLADIDFAWPLLLQMNNLDVGQAIAVREREVIAVEAIEGTDAMIRRAGELCRIGGWTLLKAGKHTQDMRFDVPTVGLQTIENLKRCSARCLVVQSGKVILADKLELLAAADRAGIAVVGR; from the coding sequence ATGTCGTCAGAACCCATCGGACTCATCGCCGGCCAGGGACGCCTGCCCGTGCTGACCGCGCAGGGCATCCGTGCGGCGGGGCGACGGGTCGCGTGTGTCGGTCTAACCGATCAGTACGCGCCGGAATTACCCGGACTGTGTGACGACTTCGCTAAAGCGGGCATCATCCGCATCGGTCGGTGGATCCGCCTGCTGCGACGCTGGGGAGTGCGCGAGGCGGTGATGATCGGCCGGGTAAAAAAAGCCCGCATCTTTGAACCCATGCGGCTGTTTCGACAGATGCCCGACTGGCGTGCCGCCAAGCTGTGGTATCGTGTCCTGCGTCACGACCGACGAAACGAAGCACTCCTCGGAGCCGTCGCCTCGGAACTCCTCGCAGGCGGCATCACCTTGGTCGATTCCACCCGTTACATTCCTGACTCACTGGCGACACCGGGCACACTGACCCGCTGCGCTCCGACCGCTGAACAACTGGCCGATATCGACTTTGCCTGGCCGTTGCTGCTGCAGATGAACAACCTCGATGTCGGTCAGGCTATCGCTGTGCGCGAGCGCGAGGTCATCGCTGTCGAAGCGATCGAAGGCACCGACGCAATGATCCGTCGGGCCGGCGAACTCTGCCGCATCGGCGGATGGACGCTGCTCAAGGCAGGCAAGCACACGCAGGACATGCGCTTCGACGTGCCCACCGTGGGTCTGCAAACCATCGAAAACCTCAAACGCTGCAGCGCCAGATGCCTCGTCGTCCAGTCGGGAAAAGTGATCCTGGCGGACAAACTCGAATTGCTCGCTGCGGCGGACAGGGCGGGTATCGCCGTCGTTGGACGATGA
- a CDS encoding phosphodiester glycosidase family protein: MRNAGILLLLIVIGWLSFRWWTARGPLPATEIYHGVTYACERLTPDEQGSGLMHWIRVDLKTPGIEIFTTPLDYPSPSEMEYRLRYTSTAVKEHDLAAAVNGTLYRAGDFPLPGRPARSAETVVSEHVVNHVDRSSFLLWFEDDMTPHMEATRPPGESVLRRARFGIGGNVMGVHDGAVTPYVGTSRRDSRTWLGLDPHGKLLWMAVFDDVTERRAAVEMNRLGATEAIPLDGGSSTEMVLGADARQVRPGAIMRTWIPNATHFGIRAQPFRP; encoded by the coding sequence TTGCGGAACGCCGGCATCCTGCTCCTGCTGATCGTCATCGGTTGGCTGAGCTTCCGCTGGTGGACTGCCCGTGGCCCGCTGCCGGCCACCGAGATTTATCACGGCGTGACCTACGCCTGTGAACGCCTGACGCCCGACGAACAGGGCAGCGGCCTGATGCACTGGATTCGCGTCGATCTGAAAACACCCGGTATCGAAATCTTCACCACGCCTCTGGATTATCCGTCACCTTCGGAAATGGAGTACCGCCTCCGTTACACGAGCACAGCCGTCAAGGAGCACGACCTGGCCGCCGCGGTCAACGGCACGCTCTATCGTGCGGGTGATTTTCCGCTTCCCGGCCGGCCCGCCCGCAGCGCGGAGACGGTCGTCTCCGAACACGTCGTGAATCATGTGGATCGCAGTTCGTTCTTGCTCTGGTTTGAGGATGACATGACGCCGCACATGGAAGCGACGCGCCCCCCTGGGGAGTCGGTTTTACGGCGGGCACGGTTTGGAATCGGCGGCAATGTCATGGGTGTCCACGATGGCGCGGTGACGCCATACGTCGGCACGAGTCGTCGTGACAGCCGGACCTGGTTGGGTCTTGATCCGCACGGGAAGCTGCTCTGGATGGCTGTCTTTGATGACGTGACCGAGCGCCGCGCTGCGGTGGAAATGAACCGCCTGGGTGCAACCGAAGCGATTCCGCTCGATGGCGGGTCGTCAACGGAGATGGTTCTGGGCGCGGATGCTCGGCAGGTGCGTCCCGGCGCGATCATGCGGACATGGATACCCAACGCCACGCACTTTGGTATTCGTGCGCAACCTTTCCGCCCATAG
- a CDS encoding transglutaminase family protein, giving the protein MSDAAKPIHCRPAAFSFFANQLPNLETPGSLERGAVAIAMHAMPEIDPLRVEAEINSLAETIRSRVRSGQVKAILAHAHEVLFEEEGFTGSTPEHYYSPDNSYIPIVLRHKRGLPITLTLIYKAVLGRLGLRVYGINAPSHFLAGVQIDSDNAAPLMLVDPFSGGNVLSRDEAFEMIEQAGQPTVTRSDSLLQPATHRQWLGRMLMNLQHIFYMHDRRHDLAAVSELQGLLGAGA; this is encoded by the coding sequence GTGTCGGACGCAGCAAAGCCTATCCATTGTCGGCCGGCGGCTTTTTCGTTCTTCGCGAATCAGTTGCCGAATCTTGAAACGCCCGGCTCGCTGGAGCGCGGTGCGGTCGCCATCGCCATGCACGCGATGCCGGAAATCGATCCTCTCCGAGTCGAGGCGGAAATCAACTCGCTGGCGGAGACGATCCGCTCACGAGTCCGCAGCGGACAGGTGAAGGCAATCCTCGCCCACGCGCACGAAGTGCTCTTTGAGGAGGAAGGCTTCACCGGATCGACTCCGGAACACTACTACTCGCCCGACAACAGTTACATCCCCATCGTCCTGCGACACAAGCGCGGCCTGCCCATCACGCTTACGCTGATTTACAAAGCGGTGCTGGGGCGGCTCGGTCTGCGCGTTTACGGCATTAATGCGCCGTCGCATTTTCTGGCTGGTGTGCAGATTGATTCCGACAATGCCGCACCGCTGATGCTCGTCGATCCCTTCTCCGGCGGAAACGTGCTCAGCCGCGACGAGGCTTTTGAGATGATCGAGCAGGCCGGCCAGCCTACCGTGACGCGATCCGACTCGCTGCTGCAGCCGGCGACACACCGACAGTGGCTCGGTCGGATGCTCATGAACCTTCAGCACATTTTCTACATGCACGACCGGAGACATGATCTGGCGGCTGTTTCGGAATTACAGGGGCTGCTGGGCGCAGGGGCGTAA